A region of Rhodamnia argentea isolate NSW1041297 chromosome 9, ASM2092103v1, whole genome shotgun sequence DNA encodes the following proteins:
- the LOC115752944 gene encoding LOW QUALITY PROTEIN: senescence-specific cysteine protease SAG12-like (The sequence of the model RefSeq protein was modified relative to this genomic sequence to represent the inferred CDS: deleted 1 base in 1 codon): protein MLLGVLGRAAIEGITMLKKGKLVSPSGQELVDCDVNGIDQGCEGGLMDSAFQFIRSKGGLTSEVNYAYQGVDGTCSTAKTVNIAASITRYQDVPANNEKALLQAVANQPVLVAIEGSGFSFQFYSGGVFTGSCRTSLDHAVTAVGYGTSSGGTKYWLLKNSWGTGWGESGYMRILRDVSSKTGLCGLAMEASYPTA, encoded by the coding sequence GAAACTGGTGTCGCCCTCGGGGCAAGAACTCGTGGACTGCGACGTCAATGGTATCGACCAAGGCTGCGAGGGTGGCCTCATGGACAGCGCCTTCCAGTTTATCAGAAGCAAGGGCGGCCTCACGAGCGAGGTGAACTACGCTTACCAGGGGGTCGACGGGACCTGCAGCACTGCCAAGACAGTGAACATCGCGGCCTCAATCACCAGATACCAGGACGTGCCGGCCAACAACGAGAAGGCCCTCTTGCAGGCCGTGGCGAACCAGCCGGTCTTGGTGGCGATCGAGGGGAGCGGGTTCTCTTTCCAATTCTACTCGGGCGGGGTGTTCACGGGCTCGTGCAGGACTAGCCTTGACCATGCCGTCACAGCAGTCGGGTACGGCACGTCCTCTGGTGGGACCAAGTATTGGCTGCTGAAGAATTCGTGGGGCACCGGGTGGGGCGAGAGCGGGTACATGAGGATCCTGAGGGACGTGAGCTCTAAGACCGGTCTCTGTGGTCTTGCCATGGAAGCTTCTTACCCAACCGCATGA
- the LOC115752935 gene encoding senescence-specific cysteine protease SAG12-like, with product MAKQNQLSFLTSAILLVIIVSVSETLCRPLGEEHLLKQHEEWMAIHGRVYKDVTEKAKRYEIFKENVKRINAFNDGKDVGYKLAANKFTDLTNEEFRASYTGYKRTPNRVVSSMDAKPFKYANFTAIPPALDWRTKKAVTSIKDQGRCGSCWAFSAVAAMEGITMLKKGNLVSLSVQELVDCDVNGIDHGCRGGLMDSAFEFIKSNGGLTTEANYPYRGNDGTCDSAKMADHSASITGYQDVPVNSETALLQAVANQPVSVAIEGGGLQFQFYSSGVFTGSCGTHINHAVTAVGYGQTSGGTKYWLLKNSWGAGWGENGYMRIQKDVSSKAGLCGLATKASYPTA from the exons ATGGCCAAACAAAACCAACTCTCATTCCTCACATCAGCCATCCTTTTGGTCATTATAGTTTCTGTTTCGGAAACGCTTTGTCGCCCTCTTGGCGAGGAACACTTGCTAAAGCAACATGAGGAGTGGATGGCAATCCATGGGCGCGTCTACAAGGACGTGACCGAAAAGGCCAAACGGTACGAGATATTTAAAGAGAATGTTAAGCGCATCAATGCCTTTAATGATGGTAAAGATGTGGGGTATAAACTTGCTGCGAACAAGTTCACGGACCTAACCAACGAGGAGTTCCGCGCTTCCTACACCGGCTACAAGAGGACGCCCAACAGGGTCGTGTCCTCTATGGATGCGAAACCGTTCAAGTATGCGAACTTCACGGCCATCCCACCTGCCTTGGACTGGCGAACCAAGAAGGCTGTGACATCTATCAAGGATCAAGGCCGCTGTG GAAGCTGCTGGGCATTCTCGGCAGTGGCGGCTATGGAAGGGATTACCATGCTCAAGAAGGGGAACTTGGTGTCACTCTCGGTGCAAGAACTTGTGGATTGTGACGTTAACGGTATCGACCATGGCTGTCGGGGTGGGCTCATGGACAGCGCCTTTGAGTTCATTAAAAGCAATGGTGGCCTCACAACGGAGGCGAACTACCCTTACCGGGGGAATGACGGGACCTGCGACTCAGCCAAGATGGCTGACCACTCCGCGTCGATAACTGGATACCAGGACGTGCCAGTCAACAGCGAGACGGCCCTCTTGCAGGCTGTGGCGAACCAGCCGGTCTCGGTGGCAATTGAGGGGGGAGGGCTCCAGTTCCAGTTCTACTCGAGCGGCGTATTCACAGGCTCGTGCGGGACCCACATCAACCATGCAGTCACGGCGGTCGGGTACGGGCAGACCTCTGGCGGGACCAAGTATTGGCTGCTGAAGAATTCGTGGGGCGCCGGGTGGGGCGAGAACGGGTACATGAGGATCCAGAAGGACGTGAGCTCCAAGGCTGGTCTCTGTGGTCTTGCCACGAAAGCTTCTTACCCAACTgcatga